Below is a window of Yersinia kristensenii DNA.
TTCCGTGAAACCTGCTGCTCGTCGCCGCGCTCGTGAGTGCGCTGTTCAAGCGCTCTACTCTTGGCAGTTGTCTAAAAACGACATCGCTGATGTTGAATTACAGTTCCTGTCTGAGCAGGATGTCAAAGATGTAGACATCGCCTATTTTCGCGAATTGCTGTCCGGGGTTGCCGTTAATGCCGCATCTCTGGATGCGCTAATGGCGCCTGTTCTTTCCCGCCAGCTCGAAGAATTAGGTCAGGTTGAAAGAGCGGTTCTGCGTATTGCGCTGTTTGAACTGAGCAAACGTGATGATGTCCCTTATAAAGTGGCAATCAATGAAGCGATCGAATTAGCCAAAACTTTCGGCGCTGCAGATAGCCATAAGTTCGTCAACGGAGTGCTGGATAAGGTGGCTCCGATGGTGCGTAAACGAAAATAATTCGTTGCATTAACGACTTGAATTGGGGCCGGATTCCGGCCTTAATTTATTGATCAGTTAACATTTCTGGAATTGTATTATGGCATGTGGCGAATTTGACCTCATTGCCCGCTACTTTGACCGGTTCAGAAGTAATCGCCGGGATGTAGAACTGGGTATTGGAGACGACTGCGCACTTCTTACAGTGGCAGAGAAACAGCTGTTGGCCATCAGTACAGATACACTGGTGTCGGGTGTTCATTTCCTTCCGGATATCGATCCGGCTGATCTCGGATACAAATCTTTAGCAGTAAACCTTAGCGATTTAGCGGCTATGGGAGCTGATCCTGCTTGGTTATCTCTTGCTCTGACTCTCCCTAATGTCAATGAAGATTGGCTGCAATCATTCAGTGATAGCTTGTTTGATCAACTTAATTATTACGGTATGCAATTGATCGGCGGTGACACCACGCGTGGGCCGCTAAGCCTGACATTGACCATTCAAGGTTTAGTCCCTGAAGGGCGAGCATTGAAACGCGCTGGCGCTCGGATTGGTGACTGGATTTATGTAACCGGTACATTAGGCGACAGTGCCGCTGGTCTGGCAATTTTACAAAATGAGTTGCGGGTTGATGATGAGACAGACAGGGCGACGCTAGTTCATCGCCATTTGCGTCCACAGCCCCGAGTCTTGCAGGGACAGGCTTTGCGCGATCTTGCCAGCTCGGCGATTGATATCTCTGATGGTCTCATTTCTGACCTACAACATATTCTGAAAGCCAGTCATTGCGGCGCACGTATTGAGCTGGATGCTTTGCCGTATTCTGATGCACTAAAAAATCAGGTAGATGCCGAGCAAGCTCTGCGCTGGGCGTTGAGCGGCGGTGAAGACTACGAACTATGCTTTACCGTACCGGAGATAAACCGGGGGGCGCTGAAAGTCGCATTGAGTCACACGGGCGCAAATTACACCTGTATTGGTCAGATTGGGCCACAAACGGAAGGGGTTAAATTCTTCCGTGAGGGTAAGGCGGTTGAGATGAATTTGCGTGGTTTTGATCATTTCTCAGCAGGTAACCCTCATGGTAGGTAATAGCATGGATGAAGCCAAACGTCGTCTGCGATTATCTAATCCGTGGCACTTGTTGGCGACGGGTTTTGGCAGCGGATTATCGCCGTGGGTTCCGGGCACCATGGGGTCTATTGCTGCCATTCCTTTCTGGCTGTTATTGATTCAGTTACCCTGGCAACTCTATT
It encodes the following:
- the nusB gene encoding transcription antitermination factor NusB, whose translation is MKPAARRRARECAVQALYSWQLSKNDIADVELQFLSEQDVKDVDIAYFRELLSGVAVNAASLDALMAPVLSRQLEELGQVERAVLRIALFELSKRDDVPYKVAINEAIELAKTFGAADSHKFVNGVLDKVAPMVRKRK
- the thiL gene encoding thiamine-phosphate kinase; protein product: MACGEFDLIARYFDRFRSNRRDVELGIGDDCALLTVAEKQLLAISTDTLVSGVHFLPDIDPADLGYKSLAVNLSDLAAMGADPAWLSLALTLPNVNEDWLQSFSDSLFDQLNYYGMQLIGGDTTRGPLSLTLTIQGLVPEGRALKRAGARIGDWIYVTGTLGDSAAGLAILQNELRVDDETDRATLVHRHLRPQPRVLQGQALRDLASSAIDISDGLISDLQHILKASHCGARIELDALPYSDALKNQVDAEQALRWALSGGEDYELCFTVPEINRGALKVALSHTGANYTCIGQIGPQTEGVKFFREGKAVEMNLRGFDHFSAGNPHGR